From Flavobacterium arcticum, the proteins below share one genomic window:
- a CDS encoding cytochrome c encodes MMKAKYRILAIGVMILLYSCDSTTYEELEADVMIEEEITYDAHIKSVIDNNCIVCHSEGGLSSFRPLTNYMEVKDAVETTNLLDRIQRQNGEEGQMPKTGRMTMSNIDLILEWANNGLPEN; translated from the coding sequence ATGATGAAAGCAAAATATAGAATATTAGCAATAGGTGTTATGATACTGCTATACAGTTGTGATAGTACTACTTATGAGGAGCTGGAAGCTGATGTAATGATAGAAGAAGAAATAACTTATGATGCACATATAAAATCAGTTATAGACAATAATTGCATAGTTTGTCATAGCGAAGGAGGGTTGTCTTCTTTTCGACCACTTACAAACTATATGGAAGTTAAAGATGCAGTAGAAACCACCAACTTGCTAGACAGGATACAAAGGCAAAATGGAGAAGAAGGACAAATGCCAAAAACAGGACGAATGACCATGAGCAATATAGATCTAATATTAGAGTGGGCTAACAATGGTTTACCTGAAAACTAA
- a CDS encoding YceI family protein, whose amino-acid sequence MKKRFINCVLLIALLLPTLFYGQKYGTRTGTVKFEASVPSFEEVAGENKSVSAALNTSSGDIAVLALMKGFRFKVALMEEHFNENYVESNKYPKATFKGKIENFDSAKLSETPKEYTITGEITLHGKTKQITDIAMMSKSGNVITVTGKFNVKPADFDIEVPNVVRKKVAEAVAVTYNLLLTK is encoded by the coding sequence ATGAAAAAGAGATTTATAAATTGTGTTTTATTAATAGCCTTATTGTTGCCAACCCTTTTTTACGGGCAAAAATATGGCACACGAACAGGTACAGTAAAGTTTGAAGCCTCTGTACCATCATTTGAAGAAGTAGCGGGAGAAAACAAATCAGTTTCGGCAGCATTAAATACTTCAAGTGGCGATATAGCAGTACTGGCATTAATGAAAGGATTTCGATTTAAAGTAGCGCTTATGGAAGAGCATTTTAATGAAAATTATGTAGAAAGTAATAAGTATCCTAAGGCTACTTTTAAGGGTAAAATAGAAAATTTTGATAGCGCAAAACTTTCGGAAACACCAAAAGAATATACCATTACAGGAGAGATTACCCTACATGGAAAAACAAAACAAATTACTGATATCGCTATGATGTCAAAATCAGGAAATGTTATAACAGTAACAGGAAAGTTTAATGTAAAACCTGCCGATTTTGATATTGAAGTGCCTAACGTAGTGCGCAAAAAAGTAGCAGAGGCGGTAGCGGTAACTTATAATTTATTGCTAACTAAATAA
- a CDS encoding ankyrin repeat domain-containing protein: MKKITLFILFLSVVCHAQMKSDKDVFNTARYGTVAEMKQLEANDKNSINSVNPMGFTPLILACYRGNTEVAIYLAQNVKDINYTTENGTALAAAAVKGDVKIAKVLLENKADPNIADALGVTPLVYAVQFENTALIELLLKYKASKTYKDKDGKTPIDHAGFTKNQEVINLLKN, encoded by the coding sequence ATGAAAAAAATCACCTTATTTATTTTATTCTTATCTGTTGTTTGCCATGCGCAAATGAAGTCAGATAAAGATGTTTTTAACACGGCTCGTTATGGTACGGTTGCCGAGATGAAACAACTTGAAGCAAACGATAAAAACAGTATTAATAGCGTAAACCCTATGGGTTTTACGCCACTTATATTAGCATGCTATCGTGGTAATACCGAAGTGGCAATATACTTAGCGCAAAACGTAAAAGATATTAATTATACCACCGAAAATGGAACAGCACTAGCAGCAGCAGCAGTAAAAGGCGATGTGAAAATTGCAAAAGTATTGCTAGAAAATAAAGCAGACCCCAACATTGCAGATGCTCTAGGGGTTACACCACTAGTATATGCTGTTCAGTTTGAAAATACAGCACTTATAGAATTATTATTAAAATATAAAGCGAGTAAAACATATAAGGATAAAGACGGTAAAACGCCTATAGATCATGCAGGTTTTACTAAAAATCAAGAAGTTATTAACCTATTAAAAAATTAG